One Plasmodium vivax chromosome 13, whole genome shotgun sequence genomic region harbors:
- a CDS encoding ser/thr protein phosphatase, putative (encoded by transcript PVX_085730A) yields the protein MALEIDIDNVISKLIEVRGTRPGKNVNLTENEIKILCLSSREIFLNQPILLELEAPIKICGDIHGQFYDLLRLFEYGGFPPDANYLFLGDYVDRGKQSLETICLLLAYKIKYPENFFLLRGNHECASINRIYGFYDECKRRYSVKLWKTFIDCFNCLPVAAIIDEKIFCMHGGLSPELNNMEQIRKITRPTDVPDNGLLCDLLWSDPEKEINGWGENDRGVSFTFGQDVVHNFLRKHELDLICRAHQVVEDGYEFFAKRQLVTLFSAPNYCGEFDNAGAMMSVDETLMCSFQILKPVEKKKAAN from the exons ATGGCATTAGAAATAGATATAGATAATGTAATATCAAAGCTAATAGAAGTTCGAGGCACCAGACCAGGGAAAAATGTTAACTTGACAGAAAATgagataaaaatattatgccTTTCCAGCAGAGAAATTTTTCTTAACCAACCTATATTACTGGAGCTTGAGGCACCGATAAAAATATGCGGAGACATTCACGGCCAGTTTTACGACCTGCTAAGGCTCTTCGAGTATGGCGGATTTCCGCCGGATGccaattatttgtttttgg gAGATTACGTGGATAGAGGTAAACAAAGCCTAGAAACCATTTGCTTACTGCTAgcgtacaaaataaaatatcctgagaatttttttctactaaGAGGAAATCACGAATGTGCCTCGATAAACAGAATATACGGGTTTTACGATGAGTGTAAACGAAGATACAGTGTAAAATTGTGGAAAACATTCATCGATTGCTTCAACTGTCTCCCCGTTGCGGCAATAATTgacgaaaaaattttttgtatgcATGGCGGACTGTCGCctgaattaaataatatggaACAGATTAGGAAGATAACCAGGCCAACGGATGTACCCGACAATG GCCTCCTGTGTGATTTATTATGGTCCGACccggaaaaggaaataaacgGGTGGGGAGAAAACGACCGAGGAGTTTCGTTCACGTTTGGCCAGGATGTagttcacaattttttaagaaagcATGAGTTGGACTTGATATGCAGAGCGCATCAG GTGGTGGAAGATGGCTACGAGTTTTTCGCGAAAAGACAGCTAGTTACGTTATTTTCTGCTCCCAACTATTGCGGAGAATTTGATAATGCCGGTGCGATGATGAGTGTCGACGAGACGTTGATGTGTTCATTCcaa ATTTTAAAGCcagtcgaaaaaaaaaaggctgctAACTGA